Genomic window (Daucus carota subsp. sativus chromosome 5, DH1 v3.0, whole genome shotgun sequence):
tcaaaaaatttaataacatcCATGATAAATAAATTTCGTAATTTCTTAGATCCcttgaaatttgaataaaatatataatattattagtgTATTTTTAAAGCAGAAAAAGTGAAAGTCGTTTTATTACGATTTCGCATGTAAGCATTGTAAATgcaatttttttcaatatttttcttatcttattattatatattatctatGAAGTAACTGACCGTAACGGCAATAAGATAAATGTATAATTACATTTAAGCAAACTCTATGtcatatctttatatatagcattTATTGCAAATAGTAGCTAAAAATTGCCGTTGGCCTATAGATAATCTCATCtgatgaaaatgaaaataatgagaCATAGACGATATCAAGTATAAACATTACACACAAAAAAATTGTAATGACCACGACAAAGAGTGTCATATTTACAATAATGATTATAGGAGTCGTAATAATAGCAACACACATACAAGTAGCAAAGGCAGATTGTAATCTAAATTCATTGATCTCCTGCTTTTTGGCAATAAATGACCCTATCATAACACCACCCCCTCGATGTTGTACCAACCTAAAAGCACAACAGCCATGCTTTTTTCAATATCTCAAAGACCCCGATTACAAGAAGTATTTAACTGCAGGTGCCAAAATAGTTGCTGATGCTTGTGGGTTAGTATTCCCACCAAATGTCTAATATTGTAAATAGATTAATAATTTATGTAAATGTATGacatgaaatttaaataaaatgaagtTATTTTCGATGTTTCTTTCTTCGATATTCAagtaattgaaaaattaaagtaGTGTACAGAAAATGACAATTCATCATGGCATGAAAATTTTTTGAACACAAGTCAATTTCACGTTTACATTGTACTTTACTAGTTTGATGTAACAAGAgaatttagaatatttaatacTACGGGTGATCATTTGTTgatttgattaagttaaaaatcaaaaattataaaatgatgTGAAAATTGCAATCCAACTAATAACAAATGATCTAATTAAAATAAGAGGAAATAGTTCTAGTGTGCATGAAATTTTGGTCACACAAAGATTTATGCTTCCTTATTTAGCCTTTGGTAATGTCTAGTTTTGTCAATTTCTCGATTATAGTGAACTTTTTTCATGGTTTCAAATGTAAAAAATGTTGGTATGAGCATGGTGCTTTGCCAAAGGAAACTGAATGATACAATTTCTTGTTAGGTTATATTTAATTCTATCTAAAATTTTCTATATTATCGGTTTTAAACGAACAAAAAATTGATTTGGTTCGATTATTTAGAAGTAAATCaggttaaaaaaatttgtttaatacttattttctaaattataatacatataagtatataatctATTTTCTATTAAAGACAAGAATTGTTAATCGAGCGGATTATAGTCACGCCGAGATAGTGAATGTACGATATACACAATAACCCAATTATATTGTTtcgaaaaaataagttaattttTCTCAATCTATAATCTCGGCGGCATCTCGTGATATCATTGTACCAGTGACACACCATCGAATTTTCATAATAGTTTAAATGGTCATTGGGATCAAAGGTTTGACTCCCTGGTTGATAAAGAGCCGCTTCAGAAATAGGGGAGACCCCGCCTAGGATCTTTAGAGAAGGTATCTTAGTTATCCTCCAGGGACTCTGAAGAAGAAATCTTATTTCATTCTCAAGAGTAAGATTTTGACTTTCCCAGCCTACATAACTGTAGTAGAGATTTAAGACTCTTAATTGAGAAAGTCCAGATATAGCCTCGCGTGGAATTGTCCTAAGATAATGAGTGCGCTTCAAATCCAGATACCtcagatttgtcaaacttcCCATCTCTTTTGGCAATGTGCTCAATTTAGTCCCGGATAGATCAAGATAACGCAACTCACACAAATAAGAGATGCTTTTTGGAATCTCTCTGATGCTGGTATATGATAAATCAAGAACCTTAAGAACAGGCATGTATTGAAAAAATCCCCCTGAAATTTTACTCAGGCTACTATTCCATTGGAAAAGCAAGGTTGATAAGTGTTGGCAAACAGGTACTTCAGATAGTTCGGTAATTTCATTGTCCATCAATGAAATTCTATGTGCTCTTTCCCACTTTTCGACAGAAGGTGCTTCAGTAAGTCCTGCACTATCGTCGTCTCCATTACCCCTATTCTGATAAATTCAGACATTACAGTTGTAACTACCTAATCAAATTAGTCTACTGAATATTGATATAGCGTATCGAGACACACACAGTGAAATTTACCTCTCAAGTAGAAGTCTCAGGAATCCAATAAAAGCCAATAACAAAGAGCAAAGCCCTGGTAAAAACATGGCACTCTTAACCACAACAGTCTGTCTCCACCCACCCATATGCGCATAATCTTCTTGCTCATCGTCACCACTCGGCTTCAAGAACATGGTACAAACTCTACATATTAAGTAATAAACCACCAAAATACTCAAAGAAAGCACCACCCTGAGTGGCGAAAGTGTAATATTAGCAAACCCAAGCAAGACTTTCTCCACTGCAACAAAAAGATTACAcactgttaaaaaaaatatatgaataccTAGACCACCAACTTAAAACTACAGTtgctaaaaacataataatcataaaaccAATAACTTCGGAAGCTAATATTCTATCTTATCCAACATGTATACATGTAATTAGACAATTTATCGGACATGTAATGCCAATGGGCAACCAAAAATATATGTATCTTACCTCCCACAGAAGATCCAGAACCCTGCCTTTATAAACACCGTACTGAAGCAGGAATATCAGAAGACCAAACTCTCAATTTATGGCTAAAACTCTTGTACAAACACCTAGCGTTTCAATATTTCCTCGAACCCTTGAGTTTTCATAATactgttatttttaaaatgattaagTAGCAAACGCGTAGAAAATCAGAGAAGGAAAATAAGAGACGGAGAAGCagtgatagagtatatatttatatatattttagatgataattattctcatattagttatattttgcatttaattggacatatattaattatattttaatatctaattgTAGGGAGCAAAGAATTCTAAATTGTAGAGGATTTGGAGcaaattagaagaaaattcgCAACTATTGGGCTACCCGCATTCGGAatattgtttgggccatatcttgagttctagaagtcggatttgggcgagaaaacagcccacgcgaagataatttaattttctatcattctagatgggtccagatatcaaaagTCCGCTGAAATAGCCCAGGAACAGGGGagaaagtcaactgcgaattttgACCTTTTGGAAACCCATTCAGTTTCGGAATTGCCTTGTATATTCCTATTAGAATAAAAACACTTTTGTATTAGGTATTATTAGATAGAGAATTACATACGTGCTATTGAGGAGAGCCACGGAGAAGAAGAAAGAGGATCGACATTTTGTATCGTATTCTATTCTTTTTATGATTCTTACGTGTTTTACTATGACTATGATTGGCTAAACCTCTATTTTTGGAGGGCTGTTTTGAAGCCCTAAACTTTATGacaatgatattttgattttccgaGATATGTTCTTGATTGCGCTTATATATACGTCAATGCTTATAGATATTCTTGAATTAACTGTGGTATGTGGATATCCAATTCAGTTATGTGATTGATTTATCTGTAAAGTCGATTAATCTTTCTATGTGGTCCATGGGATTAATTGTATTAGTGTGTAATCTGTTTTAGCCTTTCTATGTGGTCCATGGGGTTATGCGGATAGCAGAGCTTGTTTCTATGTGGGCCATGGCAAGTTCTCTATAAGTGTCTTTCTGAACATATCATAAGAGTTTCAGAGTATGTCATGGGTTTAGTGGTGGATCTTCATGCTTTCCAACATGCTTCTTTAATTGTTAAAAACACATTTGCTTTAGTTTAATAATTAGTTCAGTTAATAGATAAAACAAAATCCAATCGTAATTTCTTTgcaaaatataagttaagtgaGCCCTTGATTCCTGGCGTTGAACGATACCCTTActtattctatattattatcGGCAGAAAAAGGGTTTAAATTGAGTCACACCAATTTTTGGCGCTGCGCCGCCGGGGATTGAAATTCACTTTACTGTTGTTTTGTGTTAATTTTTATCGTTGTGGTTTAAACGGTTTGTGTTTTCAGGTACATGGTCAAAACCCGTACATCTGAAGAACCTCTTGAACCGTTTGAAGATAATCCTGAGAAGCTCTTTCGTAAGAAGAGCGAAACCAAAAAAGATCAATTAGACAAGAAAAGTGGAGGGAAGCTCATTGTAGTCGATATGGCTATAGTACCTACACTTCGTGATGATGTTGCTGTCTCGGTGGCTAATATTGGCCATTCATGTATGGTCTATCCCAATCCTGCTGTGGGGAAAAGCAACAGTTTTGAAATCAAGCAGAATTTACTCATGAGACTACCAGTCTTCCATGACCTTCCAACTGAGGAACCTAATCAACATCTCTCTAGGTTTGTGACTATTGTGGAAAGCATGGGACCTGACATGGCAGACCCTCaaattctgaagatgaaggcttTTCCATTCTCTCTTGATGGATCAGCTCTTGACTGGCTAGAAGAATTGCCAGTGGGTTATATTACTTCTTGGGAGAAATTGGCCCAGGAATTCTTGCAGAAATTCTATCCGGCAACTCGAGTCATGAACATGAGAAGCCAAATAGCTGGAATTCATCAAAATGCCACTGAAACTTATGTTGAATATTATGCAAGATTCCAAAAGCTGCAAAAGAGATGCCCACAACATGGATTTTCTAAGGGGAGTCTTCTTCATTTTTTCTATCAAGGTCTTCATGAAGGTGAAAAGAAACTCTTGAATTCAGCTGCTGGTGGTGCTTATGTAGATTTATCTCATGATGCTGCAGAGAAACTAATTGCTAAGGGAGCTGCAAATGAACTTCAATATGGTAGTCGTGCAAGTTCTGGCATAACTCAGGGAGCTCAATCTGATCAAAGGCTCTCAAATATTGAGCAAAGTATCGAAAAACTGAATGCATTACTATTGAGCGCTAAAACACCGACACCTCAAGTATGTGGTATTTGTTCAACTCCGGGACATTTTACTGATGGTTATCCTACATTGGTTGAACCTACTTTTGAAGATGTTAATGTTGTTGGCTTTGGCAATCAAGGAGCAAACCAATTCTCTAATACTTTCAATCCAAGATGGAAGGATCACCCCAATTTGAGGTACGGGAACACTAACAATGCTTTAAATGGGTTTCAGTTTCAAAACAATTCTGCACCATCTGGTTTTCTACAAAGGGGTCAAGTCTCCCAAAGCACAAACAATGATAACACTATTGAGAAATTATTGTCCATGTAGGTTGATGGGCAAACGGAAATGCAAAAACAATGCACTACAAATTCTCAAGATATTAGAGAGATGCTGAAGCAACTTGGGGATGTGATAAAGAAAATTAATCAAGAACATGAGCCTGGACGGTTGCCTGGAACTACACAACCAAATCTGAAATTCGAGCATGCTAACATCATTACTACTAAGAGTGGCCGGAATGTCATTCCCACTAAAAAGGTATTGGAAAATCAGGTTGATAAGCATGGTATCGAAAAAGACCCAGCAACTGAAAGAACTTCACACAACAAATTGGTTGAAGAAAGTAAGAATTCTCAAGCCAAGGAGGATAGTCATGAGAATGAGGATGGAGCTGAGATTGTGCACAACAATTCTGAGGAGAAACATACTTCTCCAATTTCTGCTAGTAAGTGTCTTAAACCTTCAAATTCGGTTATTACTAATAGTCGCTTCGATTCTGTCCCTTTCCCAGCTAGGTTGGTTCAGACAAAGAAGAGTGCATTAGAGACAAATATTTTGGAGACTTTTCGCAAGGTTCACATTAATTTGCCTTTACTGGAGTGCATTCAGAATCTTCCAGCATATGCCAAGGTATTGAAGGACTTGTGTACTAAACGAAGGAGGCTCAAGGG
Coding sequences:
- the LOC135152731 gene encoding uncharacterized protein LOC135152731, yielding MVKTRTSEEPLEPFEDNPEKLFRKKSETKKDQLDKKSGGKLIVVDMAIVPTLRDDVAVSVANIGHSCMVYPNPAVGKSNSFEIKQNLLMRLPVFHDLPTEEPNQHLSRFVTIVESMGPDMADPQILKMKAFPFSLDGSALDWLEELPVGYITSWEKLAQEFLQKFYPATRVMNMRSQIAGIHQNATETYVEYYARFQKLQKRCPQHGFSKGSLLHFFYQGLHEGEKKLLNSAAGGAYVDLSHDAAEKLIAKGAANELQYGSRASSGITQGAQSDQRLSNIEQSIEKLNALLLSAKTPTPQVCGICSTPGHFTDGYPTLVEPTFEDVNVVGFGNQGANQFSNTFNPRWKDHPNLRYGNTNNALNGFQFQNNSAPSGFLQRGQVSQSTNNDNTIEKLLSM